In Gemmatimonadaceae bacterium, the following proteins share a genomic window:
- a CDS encoding cyclase family protein codes for MATMTMTTTILTQLVDELNAGKLKVVDLTQPLGPETPVIGLPPIFGQSPGLTMEVISHFDDKGPAWYWNVLHLGEHTGTHFDAPVHWISGKDLPDNRCDTIPARRFVGPACVMDVSREVAKNEDFILMPDHVTAWEKEHGRIPTGSWFLLRTDWSKRSDPKSFLNVKDDGPHSPGFHKTTSELLAKDRGVLGVGVETVGTDAGQAGTFDPPFPNHATMHGAGKFGLASLRNLDQLPATGAIVIAAPLKIVNGSGSPLRVLAIAPA; via the coding sequence ATGGCCACAATGACAATGACGACGACGATTCTCACGCAATTGGTGGACGAGCTCAACGCGGGAAAGCTCAAGGTCGTCGACCTCACGCAACCGCTCGGGCCGGAAACGCCGGTCATCGGACTTCCACCGATCTTCGGCCAATCGCCGGGGCTGACGATGGAGGTCATCTCGCACTTCGACGACAAAGGGCCGGCGTGGTACTGGAACGTGCTCCACCTCGGTGAGCACACCGGCACGCACTTCGACGCGCCGGTGCATTGGATCTCGGGCAAGGACCTGCCCGACAACCGCTGCGACACGATTCCGGCGCGTCGGTTCGTCGGCCCCGCATGCGTGATGGACGTGTCGCGCGAGGTCGCGAAGAACGAGGACTTCATCCTGATGCCGGACCACGTCACGGCCTGGGAGAAGGAGCACGGCCGGATCCCGACAGGCTCGTGGTTCCTCCTGCGGACGGACTGGAGCAAGCGCTCCGATCCGAAGTCGTTCCTCAACGTGAAGGACGACGGCCCGCACAGTCCGGGATTTCACAAGACGACGTCCGAGCTGCTGGCAAAGGACCGCGGGGTGCTCGGCGTCGGCGTGGAGACGGTGGGAACGGACGCCGGCCAGGCGGGTACGTTCGATCCGCCGTTTCCGAATCACGCGACGATGCACGGAGCCGGGAAGTTCGGACTGGCGAGCCTTCGCAACCTCGATCAGCTTCCAGCCACGGGCGCCATCGTGATCGCGGCGCCGCTCAAGATCGTGAATGGCAGCGGGAGTCCGCTGCGCGTGCTCGCGATCGCGCCCGCTTGA
- a CDS encoding thiamine pyrophosphate-binding protein, whose translation MPVSVSSSKLIYQCLRDVGVRIVSALPETWLVHLIRMAEDDPEMMLVRLAKEEEGVGISAGAHLAGVKSAMLMQNHGFLASVNGIVSCAQLYRIPLLMFISHRGEFGERDPWQTEGGGVTTHVLDALRIPHMLLDSPDHVARRINKAQTLAYSASRPVALLLARDLMWEEA comes from the coding sequence ATGCCCGTCTCCGTCTCGAGCTCCAAGCTGATCTACCAGTGCCTCCGCGACGTCGGCGTGCGGATCGTGTCCGCGCTGCCCGAAACGTGGCTGGTGCATCTGATCCGGATGGCAGAGGACGATCCGGAGATGATGCTCGTGCGCCTCGCGAAGGAAGAGGAGGGCGTCGGCATTTCCGCGGGCGCGCATCTCGCCGGCGTGAAGTCGGCGATGTTGATGCAGAACCACGGATTTCTCGCGTCGGTCAACGGCATCGTGTCGTGCGCGCAGCTCTACCGCATCCCGCTCTTGATGTTCATCAGCCACCGCGGCGAATTCGGCGAGCGAGATCCGTGGCAAACCGAGGGCGGCGGCGTGACGACGCACGTGCTCGACGCGCTCCGAATACCGCACATGCTGCTCGATTCGCCCGATCACGTAGCTCGCCGCATCAATAAGGCGCAGACGCTCGCCTACTCGGCGAGCCGGCCGGTCGCGCTCCTGCTCGCGCGCGATCTGATGTGGGAGGAAGCATGA
- a CDS encoding thiamine pyrophosphate-dependent enzyme, with amino-acid sequence MKRRDAMEAIYGELDRCIVVTIMGAVAAELQSIGHKPNFFYLQHAMGLASSMGLGIALSRPELTVVVFDGDGSVLMNLGGLTTLARYRPKNLIHVVFDNESLLSVGGFPTATSTGSDLAGIASAAGIPRTHTVTTIDEFKTQFAEALAAHEVTTIVAKVEAVGPAGYVTDLSLLENRYQFQRHLRSLQTSQRSS; translated from the coding sequence ATGAAGCGCCGAGACGCGATGGAAGCCATTTACGGCGAGCTGGATCGCTGCATCGTCGTGACGATCATGGGCGCGGTGGCCGCGGAGCTTCAGTCGATCGGCCACAAGCCGAACTTCTTCTACTTGCAACACGCGATGGGGTTGGCGTCGTCGATGGGATTGGGCATCGCGCTGAGCCGCCCCGAGCTGACCGTGGTCGTGTTCGACGGCGACGGGTCGGTGCTCATGAACCTCGGCGGGCTCACGACGCTCGCGCGATATCGTCCGAAAAATCTGATTCACGTCGTATTCGACAACGAAAGCCTGCTCTCGGTCGGCGGTTTTCCGACGGCGACGTCCACCGGCAGCGACCTCGCCGGGATCGCGTCCGCGGCGGGAATACCGCGGACGCACACCGTGACGACGATCGACGAATTCAAGACCCAGTTCGCCGAGGCGCTCGCCGCGCACGAAGTCACGACGATCGTCGCCAAGGTCGAAGCGGTGGGACCGGCGGGCTACGTGACGGACCTCTCGCTGCTCGAGAATCGGTACCAGTTTCAGCGCCACCTCCGCAGCCTTCAGACTTCTCAACGGTCGAGCTGA
- a CDS encoding VWA domain-containing protein, which produces MRKAEHTARRLRERVRARFSSRRPDVRLETVQRRLELVVAALYGRPMALAMTERAPNGWVDRLARFLGAQADARRTTPSVDGETIRLPEFLDAPDGQASAVARYRILAIEQAERIARGTPRHLPTADPLERDLYLLREGTSIDADLMRRHPGLAESLGAERASALETRPMLSSLSPQERDVEMLLRDALRGSDQPAAMHATPGDSLAWAREAASRIRRLGGRYRGLPPTMHWGTVAGAEVIRESDNPFDRAPERLPIAGSDAAPTRRSASIDQAEERKSDDEAESQGKAFDPTAPPDERLEDESSAFDPYARPDPDRRALRGTNAFEHTQDRLPTIDLDELRLLPPVVAAQDEWDSAAGRYDKRVALVRLQDPIDGDVAWAADVMQRHSALVRTIRHHFERLRARRMLLNRRVSGDELDVAAWVDAVIDRRVGDAPDDRFYREARPARRGLALSLLVDVSGSTETRVSDGLRIVDLEKIALLLASDALDALGDSFAVHTFAGKTADDVRVQRIKDFTEHNGDRIRRRVAGIEPGGFTRLGAAVRFASRHLARRSAGHRLLLILSDGRPNDVDRYQGPHGVEDARQAILEARASGIFPFCLTVDANASEYLPRIFGRAGHRMVQRPEQLPSALLAVVSALIRRR; this is translated from the coding sequence GTGCGCAAGGCCGAGCATACCGCGCGGCGACTGCGCGAACGTGTGCGCGCGCGATTCTCATCGCGGCGCCCCGACGTCCGCCTCGAGACCGTGCAGCGGAGGCTCGAATTGGTCGTCGCCGCGCTGTACGGACGGCCGATGGCGTTGGCGATGACGGAGCGCGCGCCAAATGGTTGGGTCGACCGACTCGCGAGGTTTCTCGGCGCCCAAGCCGACGCGCGCCGAACGACACCTTCCGTCGACGGCGAGACGATCCGGTTGCCGGAATTTCTCGACGCGCCGGACGGCCAGGCGTCGGCCGTGGCCCGCTATCGCATTCTCGCGATCGAGCAAGCCGAGCGAATCGCGCGCGGAACGCCGCGCCACTTGCCGACCGCCGATCCCCTCGAGCGCGATCTCTATCTGCTGCGCGAGGGGACGTCCATCGACGCTGATCTCATGCGGCGCCACCCGGGGTTGGCCGAGTCGCTCGGCGCCGAACGCGCGTCGGCGCTGGAAACGCGGCCGATGCTCTCGTCGCTCTCGCCACAGGAGCGCGATGTCGAGATGCTTCTGCGCGATGCGCTGCGCGGGTCCGACCAACCCGCCGCGATGCACGCCACCCCCGGTGACTCGTTGGCTTGGGCGCGAGAAGCCGCGTCGCGCATTCGCCGGCTCGGCGGCCGCTACCGTGGATTGCCTCCCACGATGCACTGGGGCACGGTGGCGGGGGCGGAGGTCATTCGCGAATCCGACAATCCGTTCGACCGCGCCCCGGAGCGCCTGCCCATCGCCGGATCTGACGCCGCCCCGACGCGTCGCTCCGCCTCGATCGACCAAGCGGAGGAGCGCAAGTCTGATGACGAAGCCGAGTCGCAGGGAAAAGCCTTCGACCCGACCGCGCCGCCGGACGAGCGGCTCGAAGACGAGTCATCGGCGTTCGACCCGTACGCGAGGCCCGATCCCGATCGCCGAGCGCTTCGAGGGACGAACGCATTCGAGCACACGCAGGACCGATTGCCGACGATCGATCTCGACGAATTGCGCTTACTTCCGCCGGTCGTTGCGGCGCAAGACGAATGGGATTCGGCCGCCGGCCGTTACGACAAGCGCGTCGCGCTCGTGCGGCTGCAGGACCCAATCGACGGCGACGTGGCGTGGGCGGCCGACGTGATGCAGCGACACAGCGCGCTCGTGCGCACGATTCGCCATCACTTCGAGCGCCTTCGCGCGCGCCGCATGCTGTTGAACCGTCGGGTTTCCGGCGACGAGCTCGACGTCGCGGCTTGGGTGGACGCGGTGATCGACCGCCGTGTCGGCGACGCGCCCGACGATCGTTTCTATCGCGAAGCCAGGCCCGCACGACGAGGGTTGGCCCTCTCGCTCCTCGTGGACGTCAGCGGATCGACGGAGACGCGGGTGAGCGACGGGCTCAGAATCGTCGATCTCGAGAAGATCGCGCTGCTCTTGGCGAGCGACGCGCTCGACGCGCTTGGCGATTCGTTCGCGGTGCACACCTTCGCCGGAAAAACCGCCGACGACGTCCGCGTGCAACGCATCAAGGACTTCACCGAGCACAACGGCGATCGCATTCGGCGGCGCGTCGCCGGAATCGAGCCCGGCGGGTTCACGCGGCTCGGCGCGGCGGTTCGCTTCGCGTCGCGCCATCTCGCGCGGCGATCGGCTGGACATCGTCTGTTGCTGATTCTTTCCGACGGCCGGCCGAACGACGTCGATCGCTACCAAGGGCCGCACGGCGTCGAAGACGCGCGTCAGGCGATTCTCGAAGCGCGAGCGTCGGGCATCTTTCCGTTCTGCCTCACCGTCGACGCCAACGCCTCAGAGTATCTGCCGAGGATCTTCGGCCGCGCCGGTCACCGCATGGTGCAGCGGCCGGAGCAACTCCCGTCGGCGTTGCTCGCCGTGGTCAGTGCGTTGATCCGGCGCCGGTAG
- a CDS encoding cytochrome ubiquinol oxidase subunit I — translation MSNLLAARAQMAISLGFHIIFAEIGIAMPAMMVLAEWRWRKTSDDVWLELAKRWAKGTAILFAIGAVSGTVLSFELGLLWPRFMEFAGPIIGIPFSLEGFAFFTEAIFLGIYLYGWEKVSPRAHLFAGVVVALSGAASAIFVVTVNAWMNTPRGMTLADGRIAAVDPIAGMLNPSTFQQALHMVLAAYAATGLAVAGVHAIMLLRGSTRRFHRAALVASLAIGAPAAVLQPISGDLSARTVAQTQPAKLAALEGQFETEPGAPLRIGGWPDVDARRTRFAIEIPRGLSLLAFHDPGATVQGLAEFDRALWPPVLPVHLGFQIMVALGTLMALVAAWSLAVLLRGDDLLSRRRLLFALAIVTPFGFIATEAGWTVTEVGRQPWVVQGILRTADAVTPMPGVAVPMAGFTILYIGLAAIVVVLIKSLVGETR, via the coding sequence GTGTCGAACCTGCTTGCCGCTCGCGCGCAGATGGCCATCTCTCTCGGCTTTCACATCATCTTCGCCGAGATCGGCATCGCCATGCCGGCAATGATGGTGCTCGCCGAGTGGCGTTGGCGGAAGACTAGCGACGACGTGTGGCTCGAGCTCGCCAAGCGGTGGGCCAAAGGCACGGCGATTCTCTTCGCCATCGGCGCGGTGTCGGGGACGGTTCTGTCGTTCGAGCTCGGGTTGCTCTGGCCGCGGTTCATGGAATTCGCCGGCCCGATCATCGGCATCCCGTTCTCGCTCGAGGGATTCGCGTTCTTCACCGAGGCGATCTTCCTCGGCATCTATCTCTACGGGTGGGAGAAAGTTTCGCCGAGAGCGCATTTGTTCGCCGGCGTCGTCGTGGCGCTCAGCGGAGCGGCGTCGGCCATTTTCGTCGTCACGGTCAACGCATGGATGAACACGCCGCGCGGCATGACGCTCGCCGACGGCCGGATCGCCGCCGTCGACCCGATCGCGGGAATGCTCAATCCGTCGACGTTCCAGCAGGCGCTGCACATGGTGCTCGCCGCGTACGCCGCGACCGGCCTCGCAGTGGCCGGAGTGCACGCGATCATGCTGCTTCGCGGAAGCACGCGGCGCTTTCACCGGGCCGCGCTGGTGGCGTCGCTCGCGATCGGTGCACCGGCCGCGGTGCTGCAACCGATCTCCGGCGACCTGAGCGCGCGCACGGTCGCGCAGACTCAGCCGGCCAAGCTCGCGGCGCTCGAGGGGCAGTTCGAAACGGAACCCGGTGCGCCTTTGCGCATCGGCGGTTGGCCCGACGTCGACGCACGGCGTACGCGTTTCGCGATCGAGATCCCGCGGGGACTGTCATTGCTCGCGTTCCACGACCCCGGGGCGACGGTGCAAGGGCTGGCGGAATTCGATCGAGCCCTCTGGCCGCCCGTGCTTCCCGTCCACCTCGGTTTTCAAATCATGGTCGCACTTGGCACGCTGATGGCGCTCGTCGCCGCGTGGTCGCTCGCCGTACTTCTGCGAGGCGACGACCTTCTGTCGCGGCGCCGGCTGCTTTTCGCGCTCGCGATCGTGACACCGTTCGGCTTCATCGCCACCGAGGCCGGATGGACGGTGACCGAAGTCGGACGCCAGCCGTGGGTGGTGCAGGGAATACTTCGCACGGCCGACGCGGTGACGCCGATGCCCGGCGTCGCCGTGCCGATGGCGGGGTTCACGATTCTCTACATCGGTCTCGCCGCGATCGTCGTCGTGCTCATCAAATCGCTGGTCGGCGAGACGCGATGA
- a CDS encoding cytochrome d ubiquinol oxidase subunit II, which translates to MIPVFTIGLPEIVAAAIIVALTGYALTGGADYGGGVWDLLAIGPRRDEQRRLIADSIGPIWEANHVWLIVAVVVLFTGFPAAFGVLGTVLHVPLTILLVGIVLRGSAFVFRSYGRAERRIVERWGLVFSIASVVTPLCFGIAIGAISSDAVGRAASNVATMSYSSVYIAPWAALYAMTVGVFALALFAMLAAVYLAHAATEPALREDFRRRALVAVVVVAIVGAVVLATSESSAPRVAHGVTASSWAFVLHACTGVATIAVVAALWLRRYHVARVAAAAQVTFVIWGWALAQYPFIIPPTLTIRNAAAPAATLELLIAGLVGGALILIPSLGFLFKTFASAPATGAGSTH; encoded by the coding sequence ATGATTCCTGTGTTCACGATCGGCCTGCCGGAAATCGTGGCGGCGGCGATCATCGTCGCGCTGACCGGTTACGCGCTCACGGGCGGCGCCGACTACGGCGGCGGCGTGTGGGATTTGCTGGCGATCGGACCGCGCCGCGACGAACAGCGGCGTCTGATCGCGGACTCGATCGGTCCGATCTGGGAAGCCAACCATGTTTGGTTGATCGTCGCGGTGGTCGTGTTGTTCACCGGATTCCCCGCCGCGTTCGGCGTGCTCGGTACGGTGTTGCACGTTCCGCTCACGATTCTTCTGGTCGGCATCGTACTGCGCGGGTCGGCGTTCGTCTTCCGAAGCTATGGCCGCGCGGAGCGGCGGATCGTCGAGCGATGGGGGCTCGTGTTCTCGATCGCGAGCGTCGTCACGCCGCTCTGCTTCGGGATCGCGATCGGCGCCATCTCGAGCGACGCGGTCGGCAGAGCGGCAAGCAACGTCGCGACGATGTCGTACTCTTCCGTCTACATCGCGCCGTGGGCGGCGCTGTACGCGATGACGGTCGGCGTTTTCGCGCTCGCCCTCTTCGCGATGCTTGCGGCGGTCTATCTAGCGCACGCCGCGACTGAACCGGCGTTGCGCGAGGACTTCCGCCGGCGAGCGCTCGTCGCGGTTGTCGTCGTCGCAATCGTCGGCGCCGTGGTGCTCGCGACCTCCGAATCGTCGGCGCCCCGCGTCGCGCACGGCGTCACCGCGTCGTCGTGGGCATTCGTGCTCCACGCCTGCACGGGCGTCGCGACGATCGCCGTCGTCGCCGCGCTCTGGCTTCGTCGCTATCACGTCGCTCGCGTCGCCGCCGCCGCGCAGGTGACCTTCGTCATCTGGGGCTGGGCGCTGGCACAATACCCGTTCATCATTCCGCCCACGCTCACGATTCGTAACGCCGCCGCGCCGGCGGCGACGCTCGAGCTGCTGATCGCCGGCCTCGTCGGCGGAGCGTTGATCCTGATTCCCTCGCTGGGCTTCCTCTTCAAGACGTTCGCGTCGGCGCCGGCTACCGGCGCCGGATCAACGCACTGA
- a CDS encoding M20 family metallo-hydrolase, with the protein MNRRDFNAIAATGAATAFFRRIAGGSAAPQTAGLPASPQPDLHVNADRINSHLAALGEFGKNPEGGVSRVAYSDADKAARAKVMEWMRAAKLEPSIDFAGNIIGRRAGSDASLHPLLFGSHIDSVPGGGDYDGQVGSTSAIEVAQTLAEHSIVTRHPLEVVIWQNEEGGLFGSRAVSGQLTAAELKTVSSSGKTVEDGIRFIGGDPARLADVKRPKGSIAGYFELHIEQGGTLDAAKVDIGVVEGIVGIKQWEVTVAGFQNHAGTTAMNQRHDALLAAARFVDMVNRVVVGIAGRQVGTVGRIQAFPGAPNVIPGKVVCTLELRDLDDAKIDSMYATIRKNADAIGKQNGTSFAFAELHANVAAPTDPRMRKIIADSAASLHLSTRQMPSGAGHDAQAMAVIGPIGMIFIPSVGGISHSPKEFSKPADIANGANVLLRSVLAADKALA; encoded by the coding sequence ATGAACCGACGCGATTTCAACGCCATAGCGGCAACCGGCGCGGCCACGGCGTTTTTTCGTCGTATTGCCGGCGGCTCCGCGGCCCCGCAGACCGCCGGCCTCCCGGCCTCCCCGCAGCCCGATCTCCACGTCAACGCCGACCGCATCAACTCGCACCTCGCCGCGCTCGGCGAGTTCGGCAAGAACCCCGAGGGCGGTGTGTCGCGCGTGGCGTACAGCGACGCCGACAAGGCGGCACGGGCGAAGGTCATGGAGTGGATGCGCGCGGCGAAGCTCGAGCCGAGCATCGACTTCGCCGGAAACATCATCGGCCGTCGCGCCGGAAGCGACGCGTCGCTCCATCCGCTCCTCTTCGGCTCACATATCGACTCGGTTCCCGGCGGCGGTGACTACGACGGACAAGTCGGATCCACGTCCGCGATCGAAGTCGCCCAGACGCTGGCTGAGCATTCGATCGTCACGCGGCATCCGCTCGAGGTCGTGATCTGGCAGAATGAAGAGGGTGGGCTGTTCGGCAGCCGCGCGGTGAGCGGCCAACTCACGGCGGCCGAGCTCAAGACCGTCTCGAGCAGCGGCAAGACGGTCGAAGACGGGATTCGCTTCATCGGCGGCGATCCCGCGCGCCTCGCCGACGTCAAGCGTCCGAAGGGATCGATCGCCGGATACTTCGAGCTGCACATCGAGCAGGGCGGCACGCTCGACGCGGCCAAGGTCGACATCGGCGTAGTGGAGGGAATCGTCGGCATCAAGCAGTGGGAGGTCACGGTCGCCGGATTCCAGAACCACGCCGGTACGACCGCGATGAATCAGCGGCACGACGCGCTGCTCGCCGCCGCGCGCTTCGTGGACATGGTGAATCGTGTCGTAGTCGGCATCGCGGGGCGACAGGTCGGAACGGTCGGTCGGATACAGGCGTTCCCCGGCGCGCCGAACGTCATTCCGGGCAAGGTTGTCTGCACGCTCGAGCTGCGCGACCTCGACGACGCCAAAATCGACTCGATGTACGCGACGATTCGCAAGAACGCCGACGCGATCGGAAAGCAGAACGGAACGTCGTTCGCGTTCGCCGAGCTGCATGCCAACGTCGCCGCGCCGACCGATCCGCGCATGCGCAAGATCATCGCCGATTCGGCGGCGTCACTCCACCTCTCGACTCGACAGATGCCGAGCGGCGCCGGGCACGACGCTCAGGCGATGGCGGTGATCGGTCCGATCGGGATGATCTTCATTCCGAGCGTCGGCGGCATCAGCCACTCGCCGAAGGAGTTCTCGAAGCCGGCGGACATCGCCAACGGCGCGAACGTCTTGCTGCGCTCCGTGCTCGCGGCGGACAAGGCGCTCGCGTAG
- a CDS encoding sodium-dependent transporter, with protein MPVDGMAAKPRQKAGRGSTTRARETFATRFGTLVTVIGVAIGLGNVWRYPYLVGKFGGAAFVLFYVFVAVAIGMPALMAEFALGRFARRGPVGAFKAAGLPGGTAVGWFFFVIVIAATGYYTAVVGWVLYHAVAQVGAGFGMHIQASAILPPEHGFDLTSFVLQLCFTAIVALACAVVVAKGLRAGIERASAWVMPVLLVALVLLMVRSLTLPGAMAGVRWYILKFRWADLTPTVMVAAIGHAIFSLSLGGTFMVVYGSYMKHDESVARPALWTVIGDTGSSLLAGFAVIPAVFAFNLEPTSGPGLIFATLPKVFAEMPAGALFGAVFFIGLSCAGYLSDVGAFEVLVAGLTDNTKMSRERAVALVTIAIFLAAIPPAINTGIFVPWDLTFGSGMQTLGALVAVLAVGWFMKRGDALKQLGERGEVPVPALLYYWVRFGIPAAIGGVGVWWLLSSVFSTVKPV; from the coding sequence ATGCCTGTCGACGGAATGGCGGCGAAGCCGCGCCAGAAGGCCGGGCGCGGATCGACGACGAGAGCGCGCGAGACGTTCGCGACGAGATTCGGGACGCTCGTCACGGTCATCGGCGTCGCGATCGGGCTCGGCAACGTGTGGCGGTATCCGTACCTCGTCGGAAAGTTCGGCGGGGCGGCGTTCGTTCTCTTTTATGTTTTCGTCGCCGTCGCCATCGGCATGCCGGCGTTAATGGCGGAGTTCGCGCTGGGCCGGTTCGCGCGACGTGGTCCGGTGGGCGCGTTCAAGGCGGCAGGCCTCCCCGGCGGAACAGCCGTGGGTTGGTTCTTCTTCGTCATCGTGATCGCGGCGACGGGCTACTACACGGCCGTCGTCGGCTGGGTGTTGTATCACGCGGTGGCGCAGGTCGGCGCCGGTTTCGGGATGCACATCCAAGCCTCGGCCATTCTTCCGCCCGAGCACGGGTTCGACCTCACGTCGTTCGTGCTGCAACTCTGCTTCACGGCGATCGTAGCTCTCGCTTGCGCGGTCGTCGTCGCGAAAGGGTTGAGAGCGGGGATCGAGCGTGCGAGTGCGTGGGTCATGCCGGTGCTGCTCGTCGCGCTCGTGCTGCTGATGGTCCGATCGCTCACGCTGCCCGGCGCCATGGCGGGCGTGCGATGGTACATCTTGAAATTCCGATGGGCGGATCTGACGCCGACGGTGATGGTCGCGGCGATCGGCCACGCGATCTTTTCGTTGTCCCTCGGCGGGACATTCATGGTGGTGTATGGCTCGTACATGAAGCACGACGAGAGCGTGGCGCGCCCGGCGCTGTGGACCGTGATCGGCGATACGGGGTCGTCTCTGCTCGCGGGCTTTGCCGTGATCCCGGCGGTGTTCGCGTTCAACCTCGAACCGACGTCCGGCCCGGGGCTCATCTTCGCGACGCTGCCGAAGGTGTTCGCCGAAATGCCGGCGGGAGCGCTGTTCGGCGCGGTGTTTTTCATCGGGCTCTCGTGCGCCGGCTATCTATCCGACGTCGGCGCGTTCGAGGTGCTGGTGGCCGGGCTGACCGACAACACGAAGATGTCGCGCGAGCGCGCGGTCGCACTCGTGACAATCGCGATTTTTCTTGCTGCCATTCCGCCGGCGATCAACACCGGCATCTTCGTGCCGTGGGACCTGACGTTCGGATCCGGCATGCAGACGCTCGGCGCATTGGTCGCGGTGCTCGCCGTCGGTTGGTTCATGAAGCGAGGCGACGCACTCAAGCAACTCGGCGAGCGCGGCGAGGTGCCGGTCCCCGCCCTGCTCTACTACTGGGTGCGTTTCGGAATACCCGCGGCGATCGGGGGCGTGGGCGTCTGGTGGCTGCTGTCGAGCGTTTTCAGTACCGTAAAGCCGGTCTAG
- a CDS encoding CbbQ/NirQ/NorQ/GpvN family protein: protein MLKQSRQTLSPDLVHSAEHGARWVAREPYYLASGDEVEVFAKCHARGLPVMLKGPTGCGKTRFIEHMAWKLGRPLVTIACHDDLSASDLTGRFLIKGDETVWVDGPLTTAARLGAICYLDEVVEARQDTVVVIHPLTDDRRLLPIEKTGDVVEAAPGFQLVISYNPGYQHAIKDLKPSTRQRFVTLEFDFPAAGAEAEIVAHESGVKRGTAQALVELAHKVRRLKDQGLAEGPGTRLLVSAAKLIADGVSAQDACQAAFVGPLTDDPDLVSAIADLVAALL, encoded by the coding sequence ATGCTGAAACAGAGTCGCCAAACGTTGTCGCCGGACCTCGTGCACTCGGCCGAACACGGCGCGCGGTGGGTGGCGCGGGAGCCGTACTATCTCGCGTCGGGAGACGAGGTCGAGGTGTTCGCCAAGTGTCACGCGCGCGGGCTGCCGGTCATGCTCAAGGGGCCGACGGGGTGCGGGAAGACGCGGTTCATCGAGCACATGGCGTGGAAGCTCGGACGGCCGCTCGTCACCATCGCGTGCCACGACGATCTCTCGGCGAGCGATCTCACGGGCCGCTTCCTGATCAAGGGCGACGAGACGGTTTGGGTCGACGGCCCGCTCACGACCGCGGCTCGGCTTGGCGCGATCTGTTATCTCGACGAAGTGGTCGAGGCGCGGCAGGACACGGTCGTCGTGATTCATCCGCTCACCGACGATCGGCGTCTGCTGCCGATCGAAAAAACGGGCGACGTCGTCGAGGCGGCGCCGGGCTTCCAGCTCGTGATCTCGTACAACCCGGGCTATCAGCACGCGATCAAGGATTTGAAGCCGAGCACGCGACAGCGATTCGTCACGCTCGAGTTCGATTTTCCTGCGGCGGGCGCCGAGGCGGAGATCGTGGCGCACGAGAGCGGCGTGAAGCGCGGCACCGCGCAAGCGCTCGTCGAGCTCGCGCACAAGGTCCGGCGGCTCAAAGATCAAGGCTTGGCGGAGGGACCGGGGACACGCTTGCTCGTCTCTGCCGCCAAGCTGATCGCCGATGGCGTGTCGGCGCAGGATGCATGTCAGGCGGCGTTCGTCGGGCCGCTGACGGACGACCCCGATCTCGTGAGCGCCATCGCCGATCTCGTCGCGGCGTTGTTGTAG